Proteins encoded together in one Musa acuminata AAA Group cultivar baxijiao chromosome BXJ3-6, Cavendish_Baxijiao_AAA, whole genome shotgun sequence window:
- the LOC135639981 gene encoding protein STICHEL-like isoform X2, which yields MLKTSVAPNELHLKRELVALRKAPFLRDPETCSSWRSSLSSKSFFANSKPKNGHGMIEKFTGEINHGSLLNLLSRGKNGRQKLHLCSMSSSKPIERAQKLDEEDREESAKESPENFSVSNSLLAEESPENFSLSSSLIVDSKSDTCLEVPVNMYNVAAIDSRIPVRRTIRKFRRKSISKGGLIKHSAALKLLDTTSSSLGILDSIEGSDDSGDYNSENLQHLAQDLSQKIGFISRSASPILHGCGHGCQLSSSRIPRTSKRVGSSQSCTPASSCSYYKYGGQDPSTIGSWDGTATSFDGDGLDQLELPKAQKCGIPSYWSKITRARGGGGFISPSLSDTLKRKGSSILCGSQTLSNKKNLSGCHKQNYLSKSSQGLPLLTNSCDEGHSSLDTSSDELSSKFGELDLEAMSRLNGRRWSSCKSQEGLEMDLPGRTSLEIADQRTLSQKYQPRSFHEIVGQNIVVQSLGNAISRGKIAPAYLFHGPRGTGKTSSARIFAAALNCLSEENKPCWFCRECTAFSSRHGTNFIEANATNKMCIDQVRYLLKSLSMAKTISQYKVFVIDECHMLSSQNWSAFMKFLEEPLPRVVFIFITTGTGSLPRAIVSRCQKYIFLKVKDVDIVCRLRTLSVKENLDIELDALDLIALNSDGSLRDAEIMLDQLSLLGKRITTSLVNDLVGVVPDEKLLDLLEIAMSSDTAETVKRSRELINSGVDPIALMSQLAGLIMDIIAGTYRLADLHSGGITLGGRNLTEAELERLQLALKILSDAEKQLRHSSERSTWFTAALLQLGSGNNTEPNRSSSSSRQSARRKSNGVSDMDSLSMMHKNRRSLDRILDNFSHTSDATGKGELRSMTPEMLNEIWNLCIHRCHSNTLRQLLSANGRLLSISENGGILIAFIGFEDSVTKSRAERFLSSITNSMEIVLGYNVEVRMALLPKVHSDVLQSEPSLASNQMEKDKQREARSDNLISHPNIGKIKGSKILDSCEGNPESAHEKTDISALGEMDYVQTSVPVLDGSCNSNDKGQGILAQRPLKAATDEQRLETAWLQTAEPGYVSQPKPDKNQILPQNGVNHLSSKQSLTTTPKSLKNWDDELVQGIKALRTSATEGHHKEQYERADHYAISPSLLHCYKTGNSEKQKMGYESGPGCNGILCWKNPKSRGRKVKQGIHLRSPRVSRAHRLSLFGQCVKLKSAEDRLSK from the exons ATGTTGAAGACTTCTGTTGCTCCAAATGAACTTCACTTGAAGAGGGAGCTTGTTGCTCTCCGAAAGGCACCATTCTTACGTGATCCAGAAACTTGTTCATCCTGGAGGTCCTCTTTGAGTTCTAAATCATTTTTTGCAAACTCTAAGCCAAAAAATGGACATGGAATGATAGAAAAATTTACAGGAGAAATTAATCATGGCTCATTACTTAATTTACTATCCAGAGGTAAAAATGGAAGGCAAAAGTTACATCTCTGTAGTATGAGTTCTTCTAAGCCCATTGAAAGAGCACAGAAACTAGATGAGGAAGACAGAGAAGAATCAGCTAAGGAAAGTCCAGAAAACTTCAGCGTAAGCAATTCTCTTCTTGCAGAAGAAAGTCCAGAAAACTTCAGTTTAAGCAGTTCTCTCATTGTGGATTCTAAGAGTGATACTTGCCTTGAAGTTCCtgtaaacatgtataatgttgcaGCTATCGATTCAAGAATTCCTGTTAGAAGAACTATCAGAAAATTTAGAAGAAAATCAATTTCGAAAGGGGGATTGATTAAGCATTCAGCTGCCTTAAAGCTGCTGGATACAACATCAAGCTCTTTAGGAATTCTTGACTCAATTGAGGGATCTGATGACAGTGGGGACTATAATTCTGAGAATTTGCAGCATTTGGCACAGGATCTAAGCCAAAAAATTGGATTTATTTCTCGCTCTGCATCACCAATTTTACATGGATGTGGACATGGATGTCAGTTGTCTTCTTCAAGAATTCCTAGAACTAGTAAAAGAGTGGGATCATCTCAATCTTGTACTCCTGCTTCAAGTTGCTCTTACTACAAATATGGTGGTCAGGACCCCAGCACTATTGGTTCTTGGGATGGAACTGCTACTTCGTTTGATGGGGACGGCCTGGATCAACTAGAGTTACCAAAGGCTCAAAAATGTGGTATTCCTAGCTATTGGTCAAAGATAACTAGAGCTAGGGGTGGTGGAGGTTTTATTTCTCCTTCACTATCAGATACGCTAAAAAGAAAAGGCAGTAGCATTCTCTGTGGGAGTCAGACTTTGTCTAATAAGAAGAATTTATCAGGTTGTCACAAGCAAAATTACCTGTCAAAATCTTCTCAAGGTTTACCTTTGCTGACCAATAGCTGTGACGAAGGCCATTCATCATTAGATACTTCAAGTGATGAACTGTCAAGTAAATTTGGGGAGCTTGATTTGGAAGCGATGAGCCGTTTGAATGGGAGGAGATGGTCTAGCTGCAAAAGTCAAGAGGGACTGGAAATGGACCTACCTGGAAGAACTTCCTTGGAGATAGCAGATCAAAGAACCTTGAGCCAAAAGTACCAGCCACGGTCTTTTCATGAAATCGTTGGACAGAATATTGTTGTTCAATCTCTTGGTAATGCCATTTCAAGAGGAAAAATAGCTCCTGCTTACCTATTTCATGGTCCTCGTGGGACAGGAAAAActtcatctgcaagaatatttgcTGCAGCTTTAAATTGTCTTAGTGAAGAGAACAAGCCATGTTGGTTTTGTAGAGAATGCACTGCTTTTTCTAGTAGACATGGAACAAACTTTATAGAAGCCAATGCAACAAATAAGATGTGCATAGATCAAGTTAGATATTTGCTGAAAAGTCTATCAATGGCTAAAACAATTTCACAGTATAAAGTCTTTGTCATTGATGAATGCCACATGTTATCTTCACAAAATTGGTCCGCATTCATGAAATTTCTTGAAGAACCATTGCCTCGTGTTGTATTCATATTTATAACTACTGGAACAGGTAGCTTGCCGCGTGCCATTGTATCACGATGTCAAAAATACATCTTTTTGAAGGTCAAGGATGTTGATATAGTCTGCCGGTTGAGGACTCTCTCTGTAAAAGAAAATCTTGATATTGAACTGGATGCTCTAGATTTAATTGCTCTGAATTCGGATGGTTCACTTAGGGATGCAGAAATAATGTTGGATCAATTAAGTTTGCTGGGCAAAAGAATAACTACTTCGCTTGTAAATGACTTA GTAGGAGTTGTGCCAGATGAGAAATTACTTGATCTTCTGGAGATAGCCATGTCATCAGATACTGCTGAAACGGTTAAAAGGTCTAGAGAGCTGATAAATTCTGGTGTTGATCCAATAGCCTTGATGTCCCAATTAGCTGGTCTTATAATGGACATAATTGCTGGAACTTACCGATTGGCAGACCTACATTCTGGTGGTATAACTCTTGGCGGGCGAAATT TAACCGAAGCTGAGTTAGAAAGACTACAACTGGCATTAAAGATTCTTTCTGATGCTGAAAAGCAGCTAAGACATTCAAGTGAACGATCAACATGGTTTACTGCTGCTCTGCTACAGCTTGGTTCTGGTAATAATACAGaacctaatagatcaagcagcagcagcaggcagAGTGCTAGAAGAAAAAGTAATGGTGTGTCTGATATGGATAGTCTCTCCATGATGCACAAGAACAG GAGATCCCTTGACAGAATATTAGATAATTTTTCTCATACAAGTGATGCTACTGGTAAGGGAGAACTCAGGTCTATGACACCAGAAATGCTGAATGAGATATGGAATCTTTGCATCCATAGATGCCACTCAAACACACTGAGGCAGTTGCTTTCTGCCAACGGAAGACTTCTATCAATTTCTGAAAATGGAG GCATATTgattgctttcattggatttgaggATAGTGTTACAAAATCCAGAGCTGAGAGATTTCTGAGCAGCATCACAAACTCAATGGAGATAGTCTTGGGATACAATGTAGAAGTTAGAATGGCACTTCTACCCAAAGTTCATTCTGATGTATTACAATCAGAGCCATCTCTAGCAAGCAACCAAATGGAAAAAGATAAGCAAAGAGAGGCAAGATCTGATAACCTTATTAGCCATCCCAATATAGGAAAgatcaaaggaagcaaaattctgGATTCCTGTGAAGGAAATCCAGAAAGTGCCCATGAGAAAACTGACATATCTGCACTTGGAGAAATGGACTATGTACAGACAAGTGTACCAGTATTAGATGGTTCATGTAACAGTAATGATAAAGGTCAGGGGATTTTAGCCCAAAGGCCTCTAAAAGCAGCTACTGATGAGCAGAGGTTGGAGACTGCATGGCTTCAAACTGCAGAGCCTGGATATGTAAGTCAGCCAAAGCCTGATAAGAACCAAATTCTTCCACAGAATGGAGTAAACCATCTGAGTAGTAAACAATCTTTGACAACAACGCCGAAATCATTAAAGAATTGGGATGATGAATTGGTTCAAGGGATCAAAGCTTTAAGAACCAGTGCCACTGAGGGCCATCACAAGGAACAGTATGAAAGAGCCGATCACTATGCCATTTCTCCAAGTTTATTGCACTGTTACAAGACAGGCAACTCTGAGAAGCAGAAGAT GGGATATGAATCAGGACCTGGTTGCAATGGGATTCTCTGTTGGAAAAACCCCAAAAGCCGTGGAAGAAAG GTAAAGCAGGGAATCCATCTAAGGTCACCAAGGGTTAGTCGGGCTCATCGACTCTCATTGTTTGGGCAGTGTGTGAAGCTGAAGTCAGCAGAAGACAGGTTGAGCAAATGA
- the LOC103989358 gene encoding GDSL esterase/lipase At3g26430-like isoform X1, producing MRLLLLLGILLLPTVASPCHFPAIFNFGDSNSDTGGLSAAFGPVPSPYGETFFKMPAGRYSDGRLIIDFAAESLGLPHISAFLDSVAANFSHGANFATSLSTILPQNVTLARGGYSPFSLDVQLKQFLQLRHRSRAVFRRGGVFGHLMPREEDFARALYMFDIGQNDLTALYFQNVSATPYLSAALKELSRVVQVPSNNSEHVDRLVACIPTTAIVLAQKVYERGGRSFWIHNTGPLGCLPYVLVRVPPAASRFDSSGCSILFNALAEQFNTMLNETVAQLRKHLPLASVILTDIYSVKYSLFRRAASYGFERPLRACCGHGGGAYNFNADVWCGDTAEVDGTRVLLGKSCRKPWKRIVWDGAHYTEAANKWVFHHISGGEFSYPSVPLSMACGKKTPTT from the exons ATgaggcttctcctcctccttggcaTCTTACTACTGCCGACAGTGGCCTCGCCATGTCATTTCCCGGCCATCTTCAATTTCGGCGACTCCAACTCCGACACCGGCGGCCTGTCGGCCGCCTTCGGCCCCGTCCCCTCGCCCTACGGCGAGACCTTCTTCAAGATGCCCGCTGGGAGGTACTCCGATGGCCGCCTCATCATCGACTTCGCCG CCGAAAGCCTCGGGTTGCCGCACATAAGCGCGTTCCTGGACTCGGTCGCCGCCAACTTCAGCCATGGCGCCAACTTCGCCACCTCCCTGTCGACGATCTTGCCGCAGAACGTCACGCTGGCTCGCGGCGGCTACAGTCCCTTCTCCTTGGACGTGCAGCTGAAGCAGTTCTTGCAGCTCAGGCACCGTTCTCGAGCAGTGTTCAGACGAG GAGGAGTCTTCGGCCATCTGATGCCCAGAGAGGAAGACTTCGCCCGAGCGCTCTACATGTTCGACATCGGTCAGAATGATCTCACTGCGCTGTACTTCCAGAACGTGTCCGCAACGCCGTACCTCTCAGCTGCACTGAAGGAGCTCTCAAGAGTTGTGCAGGTACCTTCCAACAACTCTGAGCACGTCGATCGTCTTGTTGCATGCATTCCGACGACGGCAATTGTGTTGGCACAGAAGGTGTATGAGAGAGGAGGGAGGTCGTTCTGGATCCACAACACAGGGCCCTTGGGATGTCTTCCCTATGTGCTGGTCCGCGTGCCGCCGGCGGCCTCACGGTTCGACTCCTCCGGCTGCTCCATCCTCTTCAACGCACTGGCCGAGCAATTCAACACGATGCTGAATGAAACAGTAGCGCAGCTCCGGAAGCACCTCCCTCTCGCCTCCGTGATCTTGACCGACATCTACTCCGTCAAGTACTCCCTCTTCCGCCGCGCCGCGAGTTACG GATTCGAGCGTCCGTTGCGAGCTTGCTGTGGCCACGGCGGCGGCGCGTACAACTTCAACGCTGACGTCTGGTGCGGCGACACGGCGGAGGTGGACGGCACGAGAGTCCTGCTGGGGAAGTCGTGCAGGAAGCCATGGAAGAGGATAGTTTGGGACGGAGCTCATTACACTGAGGCTGCAAACAAGTGGGTATTCCATCACATCTCCGGCGGGGAGTTCTCGTACCCTTCGGTTCCTCTGAGCATGGCATGTGGGAAGAAGACGCCCACAACATAA
- the LOC135639343 gene encoding PHD finger protein ALFIN-LIKE 8-like — MEGGAGGCNQRSPEEVFRDFRGRRAGIVKALTTDVEKFYRQCDPEKENLCLYGLPNETWEVNLPAEEVPPELPEPALGINFARDGMDEKDWLSLVAVHSDAWLLAVSFYFGARFGFDKESRKRLFNMINGLPTIYEVVTGITKKESREKIRNSNGKSNKSGSKPSRSFESHAKATKMPSPKEEESEGEDVDEEEHGNTLCGACGDNYANDEFWICCDMCEKWFHGKCVRITPARAEHIKQYKCPACSTKRARP, encoded by the exons ATGGAAGGGGGTGCGGGGGGCTGCAATCAGCGGTCGCCGGAGGAGGTCTTTAGggatttccgaggccggcgggccGGAATAGTCAAGGCTCTCACAACTG ATGTCGAAAAGTTCTACCGGCAATGCGATCCTG AAAAGGAGAACTTATGTCTATATGGACTGCCTAATGAGACGTGGGAAGTGAACTTGCCAGCTGAGGAAGTTCCTCCTGAGCTTCCAGAACCTGCATTAGGCATTAATTTTGCTCGGGATGGAATGGATGAAAAGGATTGGTTGTCGCTAGTTGCAGTTCATAGTGATGCATGGTTGTTGGCTGTTTCCTTTTACTTTGGGGCACGCTTTGGTTTTGATAAGGAGTCAAG GAAGCGACTCTTCAACATGATAAATGGTCTTCCAACCATTTATGAAGTTGTGACAGGAATCACCAAGAAAGAATCGAGAGAGAAAATCCGTAATAGCAATGGCAAGAGCAACAAGTCTGGTTCGAAG CCTTCAAGATCATTTGAGTCTCATGCAAAGGCCACAAAGATGCCTTCaccaaaagaggaagagagtgaagGAGAGGATGTGGATGAGGAAGAGCATGGGAACACTTTATGTGGTGCCTGCGGGGACAACTATGCCAATGATGAGTTTTGGATTTGCTGTGACATGTGTGAAAAATGGTTCCATGGAAAATGTGTTAGGATCACGCCTGCACGGGCTGAGCATATCAAGCAGTACAAATGTCCTGCATGCAGTACCAAGAGAGCCCGACCTTGA
- the LOC135639981 gene encoding protein STICHEL-like isoform X1, with amino-acid sequence MLKTSVAPNELHLKRELVALRKAPFLRDPETCSSWRSSLSSKSFFANSKPKNGHGMIEKFTGEINHGSLLNLLSRGKNGRQKLHLCSMSSSKPIERAQKLDEEDREESAKESPENFSVSNSLLAEESPENFSLSSSLIVDSKSDTCLEVPVNMYNVAAIDSRIPVRRTIRKFRRKSISKGGLIKHSAALKLLDTTSSSLGILDSIEGSDDSGDYNSENLQHLAQDLSQKIGFISRSASPILHGCGHGCQLSSSRIPRTSKRVGSSQSCTPASSCSYYKYGGQDPSTIGSWDGTATSFDGDGLDQLELPKAQKCGIPSYWSKITRARGGGGFISPSLSDTLKRKGSSILCGSQTLSNKKNLSGCHKQNYLSKSSQGLPLLTNSCDEGHSSLDTSSDELSSKFGELDLEAMSRLNGRRWSSCKSQEGLEMDLPGRTSLEIADQRTLSQKYQPRSFHEIVGQNIVVQSLGNAISRGKIAPAYLFHGPRGTGKTSSARIFAAALNCLSEENKPCWFCRECTAFSSRHGTNFIEANATNKMCIDQVRYLLKSLSMAKTISQYKVFVIDECHMLSSQNWSAFMKFLEEPLPRVVFIFITTGTGSLPRAIVSRCQKYIFLKVKDVDIVCRLRTLSVKENLDIELDALDLIALNSDGSLRDAEIMLDQLSLLGKRITTSLVNDLVGVVPDEKLLDLLEIAMSSDTAETVKRSRELINSGVDPIALMSQLAGLIMDIIAGTYRLADLHSGGITLGGRNLTEAELERLQLALKILSDAEKQLRHSSERSTWFTAALLQLGSGNNTEPNRSSSSSRQSARRKSNGVSDMDSLSMMHKNRQVTQFQEYNFCFISYTNNIYSNPYIDSAYMANCKVLPANRRSLDRILDNFSHTSDATGKGELRSMTPEMLNEIWNLCIHRCHSNTLRQLLSANGRLLSISENGGILIAFIGFEDSVTKSRAERFLSSITNSMEIVLGYNVEVRMALLPKVHSDVLQSEPSLASNQMEKDKQREARSDNLISHPNIGKIKGSKILDSCEGNPESAHEKTDISALGEMDYVQTSVPVLDGSCNSNDKGQGILAQRPLKAATDEQRLETAWLQTAEPGYVSQPKPDKNQILPQNGVNHLSSKQSLTTTPKSLKNWDDELVQGIKALRTSATEGHHKEQYERADHYAISPSLLHCYKTGNSEKQKMGYESGPGCNGILCWKNPKSRGRKVKQGIHLRSPRVSRAHRLSLFGQCVKLKSAEDRLSK; translated from the exons ATGTTGAAGACTTCTGTTGCTCCAAATGAACTTCACTTGAAGAGGGAGCTTGTTGCTCTCCGAAAGGCACCATTCTTACGTGATCCAGAAACTTGTTCATCCTGGAGGTCCTCTTTGAGTTCTAAATCATTTTTTGCAAACTCTAAGCCAAAAAATGGACATGGAATGATAGAAAAATTTACAGGAGAAATTAATCATGGCTCATTACTTAATTTACTATCCAGAGGTAAAAATGGAAGGCAAAAGTTACATCTCTGTAGTATGAGTTCTTCTAAGCCCATTGAAAGAGCACAGAAACTAGATGAGGAAGACAGAGAAGAATCAGCTAAGGAAAGTCCAGAAAACTTCAGCGTAAGCAATTCTCTTCTTGCAGAAGAAAGTCCAGAAAACTTCAGTTTAAGCAGTTCTCTCATTGTGGATTCTAAGAGTGATACTTGCCTTGAAGTTCCtgtaaacatgtataatgttgcaGCTATCGATTCAAGAATTCCTGTTAGAAGAACTATCAGAAAATTTAGAAGAAAATCAATTTCGAAAGGGGGATTGATTAAGCATTCAGCTGCCTTAAAGCTGCTGGATACAACATCAAGCTCTTTAGGAATTCTTGACTCAATTGAGGGATCTGATGACAGTGGGGACTATAATTCTGAGAATTTGCAGCATTTGGCACAGGATCTAAGCCAAAAAATTGGATTTATTTCTCGCTCTGCATCACCAATTTTACATGGATGTGGACATGGATGTCAGTTGTCTTCTTCAAGAATTCCTAGAACTAGTAAAAGAGTGGGATCATCTCAATCTTGTACTCCTGCTTCAAGTTGCTCTTACTACAAATATGGTGGTCAGGACCCCAGCACTATTGGTTCTTGGGATGGAACTGCTACTTCGTTTGATGGGGACGGCCTGGATCAACTAGAGTTACCAAAGGCTCAAAAATGTGGTATTCCTAGCTATTGGTCAAAGATAACTAGAGCTAGGGGTGGTGGAGGTTTTATTTCTCCTTCACTATCAGATACGCTAAAAAGAAAAGGCAGTAGCATTCTCTGTGGGAGTCAGACTTTGTCTAATAAGAAGAATTTATCAGGTTGTCACAAGCAAAATTACCTGTCAAAATCTTCTCAAGGTTTACCTTTGCTGACCAATAGCTGTGACGAAGGCCATTCATCATTAGATACTTCAAGTGATGAACTGTCAAGTAAATTTGGGGAGCTTGATTTGGAAGCGATGAGCCGTTTGAATGGGAGGAGATGGTCTAGCTGCAAAAGTCAAGAGGGACTGGAAATGGACCTACCTGGAAGAACTTCCTTGGAGATAGCAGATCAAAGAACCTTGAGCCAAAAGTACCAGCCACGGTCTTTTCATGAAATCGTTGGACAGAATATTGTTGTTCAATCTCTTGGTAATGCCATTTCAAGAGGAAAAATAGCTCCTGCTTACCTATTTCATGGTCCTCGTGGGACAGGAAAAActtcatctgcaagaatatttgcTGCAGCTTTAAATTGTCTTAGTGAAGAGAACAAGCCATGTTGGTTTTGTAGAGAATGCACTGCTTTTTCTAGTAGACATGGAACAAACTTTATAGAAGCCAATGCAACAAATAAGATGTGCATAGATCAAGTTAGATATTTGCTGAAAAGTCTATCAATGGCTAAAACAATTTCACAGTATAAAGTCTTTGTCATTGATGAATGCCACATGTTATCTTCACAAAATTGGTCCGCATTCATGAAATTTCTTGAAGAACCATTGCCTCGTGTTGTATTCATATTTATAACTACTGGAACAGGTAGCTTGCCGCGTGCCATTGTATCACGATGTCAAAAATACATCTTTTTGAAGGTCAAGGATGTTGATATAGTCTGCCGGTTGAGGACTCTCTCTGTAAAAGAAAATCTTGATATTGAACTGGATGCTCTAGATTTAATTGCTCTGAATTCGGATGGTTCACTTAGGGATGCAGAAATAATGTTGGATCAATTAAGTTTGCTGGGCAAAAGAATAACTACTTCGCTTGTAAATGACTTA GTAGGAGTTGTGCCAGATGAGAAATTACTTGATCTTCTGGAGATAGCCATGTCATCAGATACTGCTGAAACGGTTAAAAGGTCTAGAGAGCTGATAAATTCTGGTGTTGATCCAATAGCCTTGATGTCCCAATTAGCTGGTCTTATAATGGACATAATTGCTGGAACTTACCGATTGGCAGACCTACATTCTGGTGGTATAACTCTTGGCGGGCGAAATT TAACCGAAGCTGAGTTAGAAAGACTACAACTGGCATTAAAGATTCTTTCTGATGCTGAAAAGCAGCTAAGACATTCAAGTGAACGATCAACATGGTTTACTGCTGCTCTGCTACAGCTTGGTTCTGGTAATAATACAGaacctaatagatcaagcagcagcagcaggcagAGTGCTAGAAGAAAAAGTAATGGTGTGTCTGATATGGATAGTCTCTCCATGATGCACAAGAACAGGCAAGTTACTCAGTTTCAAGaatataatttttgtttcatatccTACACTAACAACATATACTCTAATCCTTACATCGACTCGGCATATATGGCTAATTGTAAAGTGTTGCCTGCAAACAGGAGATCCCTTGACAGAATATTAGATAATTTTTCTCATACAAGTGATGCTACTGGTAAGGGAGAACTCAGGTCTATGACACCAGAAATGCTGAATGAGATATGGAATCTTTGCATCCATAGATGCCACTCAAACACACTGAGGCAGTTGCTTTCTGCCAACGGAAGACTTCTATCAATTTCTGAAAATGGAG GCATATTgattgctttcattggatttgaggATAGTGTTACAAAATCCAGAGCTGAGAGATTTCTGAGCAGCATCACAAACTCAATGGAGATAGTCTTGGGATACAATGTAGAAGTTAGAATGGCACTTCTACCCAAAGTTCATTCTGATGTATTACAATCAGAGCCATCTCTAGCAAGCAACCAAATGGAAAAAGATAAGCAAAGAGAGGCAAGATCTGATAACCTTATTAGCCATCCCAATATAGGAAAgatcaaaggaagcaaaattctgGATTCCTGTGAAGGAAATCCAGAAAGTGCCCATGAGAAAACTGACATATCTGCACTTGGAGAAATGGACTATGTACAGACAAGTGTACCAGTATTAGATGGTTCATGTAACAGTAATGATAAAGGTCAGGGGATTTTAGCCCAAAGGCCTCTAAAAGCAGCTACTGATGAGCAGAGGTTGGAGACTGCATGGCTTCAAACTGCAGAGCCTGGATATGTAAGTCAGCCAAAGCCTGATAAGAACCAAATTCTTCCACAGAATGGAGTAAACCATCTGAGTAGTAAACAATCTTTGACAACAACGCCGAAATCATTAAAGAATTGGGATGATGAATTGGTTCAAGGGATCAAAGCTTTAAGAACCAGTGCCACTGAGGGCCATCACAAGGAACAGTATGAAAGAGCCGATCACTATGCCATTTCTCCAAGTTTATTGCACTGTTACAAGACAGGCAACTCTGAGAAGCAGAAGAT GGGATATGAATCAGGACCTGGTTGCAATGGGATTCTCTGTTGGAAAAACCCCAAAAGCCGTGGAAGAAAG GTAAAGCAGGGAATCCATCTAAGGTCACCAAGGGTTAGTCGGGCTCATCGACTCTCATTGTTTGGGCAGTGTGTGAAGCTGAAGTCAGCAGAAGACAGGTTGAGCAAATGA
- the LOC103989358 gene encoding GDSL esterase/lipase ACHE-like isoform X2, protein MRLLLLLGILLLPTVASPCHFPAIFNFGDSNSDTGGLSAAFGPVPSPYGETFFKMPAGRYSDGRLIIDFAAESLGLPHISAFLDSVAANFSHGANFATSLSTILPQNVTLARGGYSPFSLDVQLKQFLQLRHRSRAVFRRGGVFGHLMPREEDFARALYMFDIGQNDLTALYFQNVSATPYLSAALKELSRVVQKVYERGGRSFWIHNTGPLGCLPYVLVRVPPAASRFDSSGCSILFNALAEQFNTMLNETVAQLRKHLPLASVILTDIYSVKYSLFRRAASYGFERPLRACCGHGGGAYNFNADVWCGDTAEVDGTRVLLGKSCRKPWKRIVWDGAHYTEAANKWVFHHISGGEFSYPSVPLSMACGKKTPTT, encoded by the exons ATgaggcttctcctcctccttggcaTCTTACTACTGCCGACAGTGGCCTCGCCATGTCATTTCCCGGCCATCTTCAATTTCGGCGACTCCAACTCCGACACCGGCGGCCTGTCGGCCGCCTTCGGCCCCGTCCCCTCGCCCTACGGCGAGACCTTCTTCAAGATGCCCGCTGGGAGGTACTCCGATGGCCGCCTCATCATCGACTTCGCCG CCGAAAGCCTCGGGTTGCCGCACATAAGCGCGTTCCTGGACTCGGTCGCCGCCAACTTCAGCCATGGCGCCAACTTCGCCACCTCCCTGTCGACGATCTTGCCGCAGAACGTCACGCTGGCTCGCGGCGGCTACAGTCCCTTCTCCTTGGACGTGCAGCTGAAGCAGTTCTTGCAGCTCAGGCACCGTTCTCGAGCAGTGTTCAGACGAG GAGGAGTCTTCGGCCATCTGATGCCCAGAGAGGAAGACTTCGCCCGAGCGCTCTACATGTTCGACATCGGTCAGAATGATCTCACTGCGCTGTACTTCCAGAACGTGTCCGCAACGCCGTACCTCTCAGCTGCACTGAAGGAGCTCTCAAGAGTTGTGCAG AAGGTGTATGAGAGAGGAGGGAGGTCGTTCTGGATCCACAACACAGGGCCCTTGGGATGTCTTCCCTATGTGCTGGTCCGCGTGCCGCCGGCGGCCTCACGGTTCGACTCCTCCGGCTGCTCCATCCTCTTCAACGCACTGGCCGAGCAATTCAACACGATGCTGAATGAAACAGTAGCGCAGCTCCGGAAGCACCTCCCTCTCGCCTCCGTGATCTTGACCGACATCTACTCCGTCAAGTACTCCCTCTTCCGCCGCGCCGCGAGTTACG GATTCGAGCGTCCGTTGCGAGCTTGCTGTGGCCACGGCGGCGGCGCGTACAACTTCAACGCTGACGTCTGGTGCGGCGACACGGCGGAGGTGGACGGCACGAGAGTCCTGCTGGGGAAGTCGTGCAGGAAGCCATGGAAGAGGATAGTTTGGGACGGAGCTCATTACACTGAGGCTGCAAACAAGTGGGTATTCCATCACATCTCCGGCGGGGAGTTCTCGTACCCTTCGGTTCCTCTGAGCATGGCATGTGGGAAGAAGACGCCCACAACATAA